Proteins from a single region of Helicoverpa armigera isolate CAAS_96S chromosome 21, ASM3070526v1, whole genome shotgun sequence:
- the LOC110380300 gene encoding DNA mismatch repair protein Mlh1, translated as MGEPGIIKKLSEEVVNRIAAGEIVQRPSNALKELIENSLDAKATNIVITVKAGGLKYLQIQDNGSGIRSEDLEIVCERFTTSKLREYDDLKEICTYGFRGEALASISHIAHLTILTKTGTAKCAYKASYENGKLKAPIKPCAGNNGTQITVEDLFYNVIARKKSLRSPNEEYTHIMEVVGGYSIHNSHVGFTLKKFGENTDIKTPMNSSVIENVRIIHGNAIARELMEIELEEPTLKLSLKGCITNVNYSHKKGTMLLFINHRLVDSLSIRKAVDSVYATYLPKNAHAFVYLSLELDPRNVDVNVHPTKHEVQFLYEEQIIEKIKSCIESKLLSCNSTRVMYTQARLPGATMVEDIVKNTTDSAKPNPSYMVRVNSDVQKIDKFFPTVTKPNETTVNDNEPNKTENSTKLHENPEIVIDTVQDDEILQNSIVEEPRNENKGTEKYKTHTALDQANLSYIDPKESFKTRTFKYERIETKLTSVKQLRLDVENKCNMNLREILANLIFIACIDCHKSLIQHSTKLYLCDTTRFAEELFYETLLYDFQNLGLIKLSSPLPLEELLVLGLSSQENEWDPDLGDMRDMAQQMAELLVSKRNMLYEYFSLEMNGNGELLALPLILDGHTPFMGALPTYLVRLVTEVNWDSEKDCFETFSRQTAIFYSQPNSDPSPESQKSEQWRQEHVLFPALRRNFLPPTSFVHNGAILQIASLNDLYKVFERC; from the exons ATGGGTGAACCGggtattataaaaaagttgagTGAAGAAGTAGTTAACCGAATAGCCGCTGGTGAAATAGTTCAAAGGCCTTCTAATGCTTTAAAAGAACTGATTGAAAACAG tttggaTGCTAAAGCGACTAATATTGTGATTACCGTGAAAGCCGGTGGTTTGAAGTATTTACAG ATACAGGATAATGGCTCAGGTATCAGAAGTGAAGATCTAGAGATAGTCTGTGAAAGGTTCACAACATCTAAACTGCGTGAGTACGATGATCTGAAGGAGATATGCACATATGGCTTCCGTGGTGAAGCCCTGGCTAGTATTAGCCATATCGCACATCTTACTATACTTACTAAGACGGGAACTGCTAAATGTGCTTACAA AGCATCCTATGAAAATGGGAAGCTGAAAGCCCCAATAAAACCCTGTGCCGGAAACAATGGGACTCAAATAACAGTTGAAGATCTGTTCTACAATGTGATAGCTCGTAAGAAGTCTCTCAGGAGCCCTAACGAGGAGTACACACATATCATGGAGGTGGTCGGAGGTTATTCAATACACAACAGTCATGTGGGCTTCACGCTCAAGAAGTTTGGAGAGAACACTGATATAAAAACACCTATGAATTCTTCTGTTATTGAGAATGTTCGCATT ATCCACGGCAATGCCATAGCTCGAGAGCTAATGGAAATCGAACTAGAAGAGCCTACATTAAAACTATCTCTAAAGGGATGTATCACTAACGTGAACTATTCACACAAGAAGGGCACTATGTTATTGTTCATCAACCATAGACTAGTGGACTCACTGT CAATAAGAAAAGCAGTTGATTCAGTATACGCGACATATCTACCGAAGAATGCTCATGCTTTTGTTTACCTCAGTCTTGAATTGG ATCCAAGAAATGTGGATGTAAACGTGCATCCAACTAAGCATGAAGTTCAGTTTCTGTATGAAGAGCAAATCATAGAGAAGATAAAATCTTGCATCGAAAGCAAACTGTTGAGCTGTAATTCTACCAGGGTCATGTATACGCAG gcaCGTTTACCAGGCGCTACAATGGTGGAGGATATAGTTAAAAATACAACAGACTCTGCTAAACCAAACCCTAGTTATATGGTCAGAGTTAACTCCGATGTACAGAAAATAGACAAGTTCTTTCCTACAGTAACTAAACCAAACGAAACGACTGTCAATGACAATGAaccaaataaaactgaaaacagtACAAAATTACATGAAAATCCTGAAATTGTAATTGATACCGTTCAAGATGATGAAATACTCCAAAATTCAATAGTTGAAGAACctagaaatgaaaataaaggaaCGGAAAAGTACAAAACTCACACAGCTTTGGATCAAGCGAATTTATCGTACATAGATCCAAAGGAATCGTTTAAAACGAGAACTTTTAAGTACGAACGGATAGAAACGAAGTTGACTAGTGTAAAACAATTGAGATTAGATGTTGAGAATAAGTGTAATATGAATCTTAGAGAGATATTGGCGAATTTGATATTTATAGCCTGCATTGATTGTCATAAGTCTTTGATACAGCATTCTACTAAATTGTACTTGTGTGATACTACACGCTTTGC GGAAGAGCTATTTTACGAAACATTGCTGTACGACTTCCAGAACTTAGGCTTAATAAAGTTGTCCAGTCCGCTGCCTTTGGAAGAACTACTTGTACTGGGACTTAGTTCACAGGAAAACGAATGGGACCCAGATTTAG GTGACATGCGGGACATGGCTCAACAGATGGCCGAGCTACTGGTCAGCAAACGGAATATGCTCTACGAGTACTTCTCGCTTGAAATGAACGGCAACGGAGAGCTGCTTGCGTTGCCGttaattttag aTGGCCACACGCCTTTCATGGGCGCCCTACCGACTTATCTCGTCCGTCTTGTCACAGAAGTCAACTGGGATTCAGAAAAGGATTGCTTCGAGACTTTCAGCCGTCAGACCGCCATCTTCTACTCCCAACCAAATTCAGACCCTTCGCCAGAAAGTCAGAAGTCAGAACAATGGCGACAGGAACATGTGCTTTTCCCAGCTTTGAGAAGGAACTTTCTACCGCCGACCAGTTTTGTTCATAACGGTGCTATTTTGCAGATTGCTAGCTTGAATGATTTGTATAAAGTGTTTGAGAGATGCTAA
- the LOC110380295 gene encoding snRNA-activating protein complex subunit 4, giving the protein MEFNDIEMDVDTDSEFDSDEDVLLEAENMKRLNALLEEEDDALSQSMSQRLPALPSIHPALTIRPCSSKHSLNDTKSKALAQIDVALSANKILDEKMRRLERDLGLRLRECRERLQVIQSSSGGQGEKNESFRYINCGRPYFKDKLNFPAPDNDDAKMAKSQMYDFSLVVSVPGWTVRDKSQFINMIQKMSVDIRKNALHKKITNLKRCKSISKSKLENDIQAIRNEIDQTKSLPLSQIALPIDQEYDWDMLANKLNRRHTAQEYQSLWKLFFHPSINKNSWSKSEHAALQKIACQNRQQDWDTIARKLNTGRTGYQCFVYYRTNMMNSFTGKKWTNEEITYLKRLIDYFKEDMYIPWGKIAAAMENRTKIQIYNKYLRIIEQRKGRFLPEEDAVILNCVERFGTDFKRMADYLPGRSMVQIRTRYQVLSKMRVSTVWTVEDDKKLIQIMTNQAANMMNFSTATQYFPGRNRTNLRTRYITLMKWMKKHPTLDLEHAPRRGARRLNHGFASDNLNEAIENLKNTLNTEVEIKSKKKRITVDSPGLELNNAITVVIINELVKEKEDEMKIKYAPENYIYLGPDHVITVADLNITNLRKNLIFLNASLDQAAYNKSQYKTMYPDIGNSEQDVSLVKVKSYSRKNSVKTIKVDETPNVWGRPRLNTFRQRNYVLPPHLCTITGCSALIQHVTNMGTYCDSFNLQVLVRRNSDLKELLDLVLERFYTLFTWPMILSNEWPHDNYKPRFKRTDSVFVRPPKLPCAPAVTINMKCMKKYKNVDSAEVIDLNEEQSNNIKVTVPEKLVRSDEKIEKLLSSDE; this is encoded by the coding sequence ATGGAATTCAACGATATTGAAATGGATGTAGACACCGACTCGGAATTCGACAGCGATGAAGACGTATTACTGGAAGCTGAAAACATGAAGCGGCTTAATGCTCTGCTTGAAGAAGAAGATGATGCTCTAAGTCAATCGATGTCGCAACGATTACCAGCTTTGCCTTCGATCCACCCCGCGCTTACCATCAGACCATGCTCCTCAAAGCATAGTCTGAACGACACAAAATCCAAAGCACTAGCTCAAATAGATGTAGCTTTATccgcaaacaaaatattagACGAAAAAATGCGGCGACTCGAGAGAGATCTTGGCTTACGTCTGCGTGAATGTCGAGAGAGACTCCAAGTGATACAGAGCAGTAGTGGGGGACAGGGCGAGAAAAACGAATCATTCCGCTACATCAACTGTGGCAGGCCTTACTTTAAGGATAAACTTAACTTCCCAGCTCCAGACAATGATGATGCTAAAATGGCTAAATCTCAGATGTATGACTTTTCCCTTGTTGTCTCAGTCCCCGGCTGGACAGTCAGAGACAAGTCGCAGTTCATTAACATGATACAAAAAATGTCTGTAGATATCAGAAAGAATGcactacataaaaaaattacaaacttgaAAAGATGTAAATCAATTAGTAAATCAAAGCTTGAAAACGATATTCAGGCTATTAGAAATGAAATTGATCAGACAAAGTCCTTGCCTTTGAGTCAAATTGCTCTCCCAATAGATCAAGAGTATGACTGGGATATGTTAGCTAATAAACTAAACAGAAGGCACACAGCACAAGAGTATCAGTCTCTTTGGAAATTATTCTTTCACCCATCAATCAACAAAAATAGTTGGAGCAAAAGTGAACATGCAGCATTACAAAAAATAGCTTGCCAAAACCGACAACAAGATTGGGACACTATTGCTCGCAAATTAAACACGGGCAGAACAGGATACCAATGTTTTGTATATTATCGTACAAACATGATGAACTCATTTACAGGTAAAAAGTGGACCAATGAGGAGATAACTTATCTTAAAAGATTAATAGATTACTTCAAAGAAGACATGTACATACCCTGGGGTAAGATTGCAGCAGCTATggaaaacagaacaaaaattcAAATCTACAATAAGTATTTGAGAATTATTGAACAGAGAAAGGGCAGGTTCCTACCTGAAGAAGATGCTGTTATTCTAAACTGTGTGGAAAGATTTGGAACGGATTTCAAGAGGATGGCAGATTATTTACCTGGTAGGTCTATGGTCCAAATACGTACCAGATATCAAGTCTTGAGCAAAATGCGAGTGTCAACTGTATGGACTGTAGAAGATGATAAGAAACTCATTCAAATAATGACCAATCAAGCTGCTAACATGATGAACTTTTCTACAGCAACACAATATTTCCCAGGCAGAAATAGAACAAACCTAAGAACTAGGTATATTACATTAATGAAATGGATGAAGAAACATCCCACCTTGGATTTAGAGCATGCACCAAGACGAGGCGCGCGCCGTTTAAATCACGGCTTTGCTAGTGATAATCTAAATGAAGCTATAGAAAATTTAAAGAATACTTTGAACACAGAAGttgaaatcaaatcaaagaAAAAGAGAATTACTGTGGACTCACCAGGCCTTGAACTAAACAATGCGATCACTGTAGTAATTATTAACGAACTTGTAAAGGAAAAAGaagatgaaatgaaaattaaatatgccCCAGAAAATTACATATACTTAGGTCCAGACCATGTGATAACTGTAGCTGATTTAAACATTACCAACCTGCGCAAAAATCTAATCTTCCTGAATGCAAGTCTTGACCAGGCTGCTTACAACAAGAGCCAGTATAAGACTATGTATCCAGATATAGGAAACAGTGAGCAGGATGTGTCTCTAGTTAAAGTGAAATCCTATTCTAGGAAAAACAGTGTGAAAACTATAAAAGTTGATGAGACTCCTAATGTTTGGGGACGTCCTAGACTAAATACATTTAGGCAACGAAATTATGTGCTGCCCCCGCACCTATGCACTATTACTGGCTGCAGTGCTTTAATACAACATGTTACAAACATGGGTACATATTGTGATTCTTTTAATCTGCAGGTACTAGTCAGAAGAAATTCTGATCTGAAAGAATTACTAGATCTAGTGCTGGAGCGCTTCTACACATTGTTTACATGGCCTATGATCTTATCTAATGAATGGCCTCATGACAATTATAAACCAAGATTTAAAAGAACAGATTCAGTTTTCGTTAGACCTCCTAAATTGCCATGTGCACCAGCAGTgacaataaatatgaaatgtatgaagaaatacaaaaatgtagACAGTGCAGAAGTAATTGATCTAAATGAAGAACAGAGTAACAACATTAAAGTTACAGTCCCAGAGAAACTAGTACGTTCTGACGAGAAGATTGAAAAGCTGTTGTCTAGCGATGAGTAA
- the LOC110380297 gene encoding glycerate kinase, whose amino-acid sequence MSKQVVSDMLKIFSASITAVLPENLIRKFVKYNPSNQVLTVNGENINLRNKNVHLIGSGKAVQNMAKEVEHILDSKIKHGIISIPVGSLNHKPVNTNVFYREGALNNLPDGNALETAEKIREHVTNLGSNDLLLLLLSGGGSALLPLPKPPITLAEKTALIKKLANAGADIKELNTVRKKISDLKGGQLSIKAQPAQVVSLILSDVVGDPVDLIASGPTTENEDDPSAALNIIKKYKLIDQIPESIKTVLSDNNNREQFPRDNVKNYVIGSNKISIAAALEEAKQMNYEPIPLSNAVIGDVKEVASEYTKLTQVFCKYLSGKLSLDALKAEVLSCNIPGISRDGLENIIQTDKDVCLILGGEITVNVKGLGKGGRNQQLALEFSDLLHNAKNDFENFDIFFLSAGTDGIDGPTDAAGAIGYLDLIADAKQENIDPYKYLLHNDSYNFYKQFKNGTYHVITGHTNTNVMDIHLIVIRRKK is encoded by the coding sequence ATGTCCAAGCAAGTGGTGTCggatatgttaaaaatattctcaGCTAGTATAACAGCGGTACTTCCAGAGAATCTCATAAGGAAATTTGTAAAATACAATCCTTCGAATCAAGTGTTAACTGTAAACGGAGAAAATATCAActtacgtaataaaaatgtgCACTTAATCGGGAGTGGGAAAGCCGTGCAGAACATGGCAAAAGAAGTGGAACATATTTTGGATTCGAAAATAAAACATGGAATTATCAGCATTCCTGTGGGCAGTTTAAATCATAAACCAGTAAATACGAATGTATTTTATCGAGAAGGAGCACTAAATAATCTCCCTGATGGAAATGCTTTAGAAACTGCTGAAAAAATCCGTGAACATGTTACCAACCTTGGAAGTAACGAtttacttttgcttttattatcaGGTGGTGGTTCTGCCCTCTTACCATTGCCTAAACCTCCTATTACATTGGCAGAAAAAACTGCACTAATAAAGAAATTAGCAAATGCTGGTGCAGATATAAAGGAACTCAATACTGTAAGAAAGAAGATATCAGACCTGAAAGGAGGTCAGTTGAGTATAAAGGCTCAACCTGCTCAAGTAGTGTCTTTAATACTCTCAGATGTTGTTGGAGATCCAGTAGACCTGATAGCCAGTGGCCCTACAACAGAAAATGAAGATGACCCATCTGCagctttaaatataattaagaaatacAAACTGATAGATCAAATACCAGAATCAATCAAAACAGTACTCAGTGATAATAACAATAGAGAACAATTTCCAAGAGATAATGTAAAGAACTATGTAATaggatcaaataaaataagcataGCTGCAGCATTGGAAGAAGCTAAACAAATGAATTACGAACCTATTCCACTGTCTAATGCAGTTATTGGAGATGTAAAAGAAGTTGCTTCTGAGTATACCAAATTGACacaagttttttgtaaatatttaagtggAAAATTGAGTTTAGATGCCTTGAAAGCTGAAGTTTTATCTTGTAATATACCAGGGATTTCCAGAGATGGCctagaaaatattattcaaacgGACAAAGATGTGTGTTTAATACTTGGTGGAGAAATAACAGTCAATGTGAAGGGCTTAGGAAAAGGAGGCAGAAATCAGCAATTAGCCTTAGAATTTTCTGATTTACTACACAATGCTAagaatgattttgaaaattttgatattttctttctGAGTGCTGGAACTGATGGCATTGATGGTCCAACAGATGCTGCTGGGGCCATTGGCTACCTAGATTTAATAGCTGATGCCAAGCAAGAAAATATAGACCCATACAAGTATTTATTACACAATGATAGCTACAATTtctataaacaatttaaaaatggaacttATCATGTCATTACTGGCCACACAAATACCAATGTTATGGATATACATTTAATAGTTATAAGaagaaagaaatga
- the LOC110380298 gene encoding uncharacterized protein LOC110380298, which produces MTEAQVGFLYKIAAAVSRSDNDKTNTVLKSYYLMRCNELTRGFGLPDKHFSSAVRCPKCCIEWKNNTEVKVKSIELSKRQKQRLNCRKVKENKKAYIRRKKDLLHSNQVEQICTFCNKSTVTNSIKPQKITTIPQPTEPNTEENANIKKVEETPKKQKLSSKAYHEKNKEDNQKGFNVYANALDVFSLQNKNNSLVTKEKPKVINNNKKKKDKFAGLCQKAVLASAKLKGKEDKKNKLNLFLKPSL; this is translated from the exons ATGACGGAAGCTCAAGTAGGATTCTTGTATAAAATAGCAGCGGCTGTGTCTCGATCGGACAACGACAAAACGAATACAGTACTAAAAAGTTATTACTT AATGCGTTGTAATGAATTAACTAGAGGTTTCGGCCTTCCTGACAAACACTTTTCTTCAGCTGTAAGATGTCCAAAGTGTTGTATTGAGTGGAAAAACAACACagaagtaaaa GTAAAGTCTATCGAATTAAGTAAAAGACAAAAACAAAGATTAAACTGTCgtaaagtaaaagaaaataagaaagcATATATAAGACGAAAGAAGGATTTATTACACAGTAACCAAGTA GAGCAAATCTGCACATTCTGTAATAAAAGTACTGTTACTAACTCAATCAAGCCACAAAAGATAACAACAATACCTCAACCCACTGAACCAAATACTGAAGAAAATGCCAACATTAAAAAAGTAGAAGAAActccaaaaaaacaaaagctttctTCTAAGGcttatcatgaaaaaaataaagaggaTAACCAAAAGGGATTTAATGTTTATGCTAACGCTTTAGATGTATTTtcattgcaaaacaaaaataactctttAGTAACAAAGGAAAAGCCTAAAGTaatcaacaacaataaaaagaaaaaagataagTTTGCTGGTCTATGCCAAAAAGCAGTTTTAGCTTCAGCAAAACTAAAAGGGAAAGAagacaagaaaaacaaactcaacttgtttttaaaaccatctttgtaa
- the LOC110380296 gene encoding DNA replication licensing factor Mcm6 encodes MDVADTYATQSQVKDEVGVRCQKLFQDFLEEFKEDNELKYEKNAKELLKPELSTLEVSFDDVEKYNQNLATTIIEEYYRIYPFLNQAILNYVLSLADSNEKKDLQDKECYVSFVDVPTRHKVRELTTAKIGTLIRISGQIVRTHPVHPELVLGTFVCLDCQTVIKNVEQQFKYTIPAICRNPVCANRRRFMLDADKSVFVDFQKVRIQETQAELPRGCIPRSLEVILRAEAVESVQAGDRYDFTGTLIVVPDVGSLSLPGAKAELTTRTRQGNEGQMEGIKGLKALGVRELHYKTAFLACSVQAISRRFGTAEMATDDLTTEDMRKQMTDKEWDKVYEMSRDRNLYNNLITSLFPSIHGNNEVKRGILLMLFGGVAKTTIEGTTLRGDINVCIVGDPSTAKSQLLKQVSEITPRAVYTSGKASSAAGLTAAVVKDEESFDFVIEAGALMLADNGVCCIDEFDKMDLVDQVAIHEAMEQQTISIAKAGVRATLNARTSILAAANPIGGRYERAKSLQQNVALSAPIMSRFDLFFILIDESSEMVDYAIARKIVDLHCNKEETYDCVYTREDLLRYIAFARSFKPIITEEAGKLLVEYYTVLRQRDGGGAGGGGAWRITVRQLESMVRLAEAMAKMHCSGHVTPQHVHEAYRLLNKSIIRVEQPDIHLDEDDPQYEPSMDVDQEIPNGGTDSAVNGDSAPKKKLTLSFEEYKSLSDMLVVFMRKEEIEAETRGEESAGMRKSAVVSWYLEQLVGQGQIENEDELLERKTLVEKVIDRLMYHDQVIIPLSTTGLKASQKSSDQEVEDDPLLVVHPNYVVDT; translated from the exons ATGGATGTAGCCGACACCTACGCCACACAAAGCCAAGTCAAAGACGAGGTCGGAGTTCGTTGCCAAAAGCTTTTTCAGGATTTCTTAGAAGA GTTCAAAGAAGACAATGAACTGAAATACGAGAAAAACGCAAAAGAACTCTTAAAACCTGAACTGAGTACATTAGAAGTCAGTTTTGATGATGTTGAGAAGTACAATCAGAACTTAGCAACCACTATTATTGAGGAATATTACCGAATATACCCCTTTTTGAATCAAGCTATATTGAATTATGTGTTGAGTCTTGCTGATAGCAATGAGAAGAAGGATCTGCAGGATAAGGAGTGCTACGTTTCGTTTGTGGATGTCCCTACGAGGCATAAAGTGAGAGAGTTGACTACGGCAAAGATTGGCACGTTGATAAGAATCTCAGGACAGATTGTAAGAACCCACCCTGTGCATCCCGAGCTGGTCTTGGGCACATTTGTATGTTTGGATTGTCAGACGGtcattaaaaatgttgaacAGCAATTTAAG tacaCAATCCCAGCGATCTGCCGAAACCCAGTCTGTGCCAATAGGCGACGTTTTATGTTGGATGCAGATAAGTCTGTGTTTGTGGACTTCCAAAAAGTCCGCATTCAGGAGACGCAAGCTGAGTTACCAAGAGGTTGCATACCTCGCTCTTTGGAAGTTATATTGAGAGCTGAAGCTGTAGAATCTGTGCAG GCTGGTGACCGATATGACTTCACCGGAACTCTTATAGTAGTCCCTGATGTAGGCTCTCTATCATTACCGGGAGCTAAAGCTGAACTAACCACTAGGACGAGACAGGGAAATGAGGGGCAAATGGAGGGCATCAAGGGTCTGAAAGCTTTGGGAGTCAGGGAACTGCATTACAA AACAGCTTTCCTAGCATGCAGTGTGCAGGCGATATCGCGAAGGTTTGGTACAGCTGAGATGGCCACCGATGATCTAACCACCGAGGATATGAGGAAGCAGATGACTGACAAGGAATGGGACAAG GTGTACGAGATGTCCCGTGACCGCAATCTGTACAACAATCTGATTACCAGCCTGTTTCCCAGCATCCATGGTAACAATGAAGTTAAGAGAGGAATACTACTCATGTTGTTTGGTGGAGTCGCTAAAACTACCATTGAAG GTACAACTCTCCGAGGTGACATCAACGTTTGCATAGTAGGCGACCCGAGCACTGCCAAGTCGCAGCTGCTGAAGCAAGTGAGCGAGATCACCCCGCGCGCGGTGTACACCAGCGGCAAGGCCTCGTCTGCCGCCGGCCTCACTGCTGCCGTCGTTAAG GACGAAGAATCATTTGACTTCGTGATCGAGGCGGGCGCGTTGATGTTGGCGGACAACGGAGTCTGCTGCATCGATGAGTTCGACAAGATGGACCTCGTCGACCAGGTGGCCATCCACGAGGCCATGGAACAGCAGACCATATCTATTGCTAAG GCCGGAGTCAGAGCAACATTAAACGCTCGAACCTCAATCCTTGCAGCCGCAAACCCAATAGGAGGTCGTTACGAACGAGCAAAATCCCTTCAGCAAAACGTAGCCCTAAGTGCTCCTATCATGTCTCGTTTCGATCTATTCTTCATACTAATAGACGAAAGCAGTGAAATGGTGGACTATGCTATAGCCAGGAAGATTGTAGACTTGCATTGTAATAAGGAAGAAACATATGATTGTGTTTATACGAGAGAGGATTTGCTGCGGTATATTGCCTTTGCAAGGTCTTTTAAGCCTATTATTACTGAG GAAGCCGGCAAGCTCCTCGTAGAATACTACACAGTGCTGCGTCAGCGtgacggcggcggcgcgggcggcggcggcgcgtggcGCATCACGGTGCGCCAGCTCGAGTCCATGGTGCGCCTCGCCGAGGCCATGGCCAAGATGCACTGCAGCGGACATGTTACGCCGCAGCACGTGCATGAGGCATACAG ATTACTGAACAAGTCTATCATCCGGGTTGAGCAGCCAGACATCCATTTGGATGAAGATGACCCACAGTACGAGCCGAGCATGGATGTTGATCAGGAAATACCTAATGGTGGCACTg ATTCTGCAGTCAACGGCGACTCAGCTCCTAAGAAGAAACTCACGCTGTCGTTTGAAGAATACAAATCGCTCAGTGACATGCTTGTCGTGTTTATGAGGAAGGAAGAAATTGAAGCGGAAACTAGAG GTGAAGAAAGTGCGGGTATGCGCAAGAGTGCCGTAGTGAGCTGGTACTTGGAACAGCTGGTCGGCCAAGGTCAGATCGAGAATGAAGACGAATTGCTGGAGAGGAAAACCTTGGTCGAGAAGGTCATTGACAGGCTCATGTATCAT GACCAAGTCATAATCCCACTGTCAACCACTGGTCTCAAGGCATCGCAGAAATCATCAGATCAAGAAGTAGAAGACGACCCACTGCTAGTAGTGCATCCAAACTATGTTGTTGATACGTAG